A single region of the Acidobacteriota bacterium genome encodes:
- a CDS encoding sulfatase, which produces MANRNSLFSIGAARRPGRPHWTPASLLVLTLSLLSCQTPTDALRPNLIVIFCDDLGYGDLGSFGHPTIRTPNLDRMAREGQKWTHFYSAASVCTPSRAALLTGRLPVRNGMMSPKHRVLFPDSASGIPEAEVTLAEALRDAGYATACVGKWHLGHLPRYLPTNNGFDSYFGIPYSNDMDQTRKESTRDLVKEARIEYWNVPLLRDREVVERPADQRTITKRYSEEAVRFIGENRERPFFLYLAHSLPHVPLFASEDFLGTSRRGLYGDVVEEIDHGVGQIMQALTELGIAERTLVVFTSDNGPWLPYREHGGSAGLLREGKGSTWEGGMREPTIFWWPGRLDSGVVMELGSTLDLFSTFCGIAGAEVPSDRIMDSYDLSPVLFGSGESPRKNMFFYRESKLYAVRQGEFKAHFISKPVYTRRTETETHHDPPLLYHLGRDPGEQYDVAHLYPDVIQDIEKLVAGHRSEMVFGEDRLAQRSPDALR; this is translated from the coding sequence ATGGCGAATCGCAATTCACTGTTCAGCATCGGTGCGGCGCGGCGACCCGGCCGTCCCCATTGGACGCCCGCTTCGCTCCTGGTCCTCACGCTTTCGCTTCTCTCCTGCCAGACACCTACTGACGCGCTCCGGCCCAACCTGATCGTCATCTTTTGCGACGACCTGGGCTACGGCGACCTGGGAAGCTTCGGCCATCCCACCATCCGGACCCCGAATCTGGACCGCATGGCCCGGGAAGGGCAGAAGTGGACCCATTTTTACTCCGCCGCCAGCGTCTGCACTCCCAGCCGCGCCGCCCTCCTCACCGGACGGTTGCCGGTGCGCAACGGCATGATGAGTCCGAAGCACCGGGTGCTGTTCCCCGATTCCGCAAGCGGAATTCCCGAAGCGGAGGTGACGCTGGCGGAGGCGCTTCGGGATGCCGGTTACGCCACGGCCTGCGTCGGGAAGTGGCACCTTGGACATCTGCCCCGATACCTGCCCACCAACAACGGCTTCGATTCCTACTTCGGCATCCCCTATTCCAACGACATGGACCAGACCCGGAAAGAATCGACCCGGGACCTGGTGAAGGAAGCCCGAATCGAGTACTGGAACGTCCCCCTGCTTCGGGACCGGGAGGTCGTGGAGCGTCCGGCCGACCAGCGGACTATCACAAAACGTTACTCGGAAGAGGCGGTCCGGTTCATTGGGGAAAACCGGGAGCGGCCTTTCTTCCTCTACCTGGCCCACAGCCTTCCCCACGTGCCGCTATTCGCGTCGGAGGACTTTCTGGGAACCAGCAGGCGCGGCCTGTACGGCGACGTGGTGGAGGAGATCGACCACGGCGTGGGGCAGATCATGCAGGCCCTGACCGAGCTGGGCATTGCCGAACGCACGCTGGTGGTCTTCACCTCGGACAACGGCCCCTGGCTGCCTTACCGGGAGCATGGAGGCTCCGCGGGGCTGTTGCGCGAGGGAAAGGGATCGACCTGGGAAGGGGGCATGCGGGAACCCACGATTTTCTGGTGGCCGGGCCGCCTCGATTCGGGAGTGGTGATGGAGCTGGGCTCCACCCTCGACCTGTTCTCCACCTTCTGCGGGATCGCCGGCGCCGAGGTGCCGTCCGACCGAATCATGGACAGCTACGACCTGTCACCTGTGTTGTTCGGCAGCGGAGAGAGTCCGCGCAAGAACATGTTCTTCTACCGAGAGTCGAAGCTCTACGCCGTTCGGCAGGGCGAATTCAAGGCTCACTTCATCTCCAAGCCGGTCTACACCAGACGGACCGAAACCGAGACGCACCACGACCCGCCGTTGCTGTATCACTTGGGCCGGGATCCGGGCGAGCAGTACGACGTGGCCCACCTGTATCCGGACGTGATTCAAGACATCGAAAAGCTGGTGGCCGGCCACCGGTCGGAGATGGTCTTCGGTGAGGACAGGCTCGCCCAGCGCAGTCCGGACGCCCTGCGGTGA
- a CDS encoding arsenate reductase ArsC, with translation MKMPSVLFVCTGNSARSQMAEGFARRHGSKWLRVDSAGVRPAGLNPYAVWAMNEVGIDISQQTSDALGDKDLRRYDHFITLCGNARDSCPVLPAELRSEHWDLPDPAGTWGTPEERMGGFRVVRYLIEQRVMELLNRLAR, from the coding sequence ATGAAGATGCCCTCGGTTCTTTTCGTGTGCACCGGCAACTCCGCCCGTAGCCAGATGGCCGAGGGCTTCGCTCGTCGCCATGGTTCCAAGTGGCTCCGGGTGGACAGTGCGGGTGTGCGTCCGGCCGGTCTCAACCCATATGCCGTCTGGGCCATGAACGAGGTGGGCATCGACATCTCGCAACAGACCTCCGACGCGCTGGGAGACAAGGACCTTCGGCGCTACGACCATTTCATCACCCTGTGCGGGAACGCCCGGGACTCGTGTCCGGTGCTGCCGGCTGAGCTTCGATCGGAACATTGGGACCTTCCCGACCCGGCGGGGACCTGGGGGACGCCCGAGGAAAGGATGGGCGGCTTCCGCGTGGTCCGGTATCTGATCGAGCAGCGGGTCATGGAGTTGCTGAATCGGCTCGCCCGGTGA